From Impatiens glandulifera chromosome 7, dImpGla2.1, whole genome shotgun sequence:
tggattacatgtttggaaaaatgagcaaggcacttggagacgcccattgtaagaagagaaccaaacccgatttccttaacggcttccctctgttctacgctcaattgaggaatgagttgagcgaggccatgaggtgatgatctggttagaaatgtcactttACGTTTCTGgcgggttttggttttttggggagaggggggaaactcttcatcgaatggggtagtagacggagaaatattagtggtttctgggggtggttctggtaactcttcatcgactgttggattggaggtaggaataacattggtttttttttagggggaaaaggtggtggtaaaatatcatcagtacctgcagcaacatcagtagcttcgacagcaactgtggaaactgattcagcagtcgatgaagacttagtattcgtcttcggatttctcttcctcttcctttcataggTCCTACAAGTCATTaattttggtgggatagcataaatcagtattatacgaaataaattgaataaacatgtgtaaaattagtataaacacaataagatcaacatacctctctggtttagtgctgggattgacgttggatgccggagtgggtgcagtttcgttttcgtttatgctcctacaaacttgcaagacgacctctcgggagtcgatgggatgatccacttccatgttcttgccttggttacccgacatgttcagaagatatccttgtagtataaacgaaatatctagggttcgacgttcagtgtttggattatcgccgggagatagagagagaagaatatgaacagttgcttatgaaaatgaaattgagggagagtcggcttgtagcgggaaattgaaattatatcaactagtcatggaagcgaataaatattcgttcgatatcgtaacttcttaaaaaaataataaaaataaatgcaaagtaaaaactattcatcgaagcgaagatttattcgcggaatgtaaatgcacgggtaagtgaatttacattacaggcaagttggcttctcattggaggggaggtggttttacatgaacgtgaggataaaattatttgaaaataagaaatcttcgctttcaatcatctactcgaaaaacaagattcaagcgaatatttggtcgtttactgattgtcaatttaatttaattacattaacatttattaataaacggaaaaaaataaaaaaaaaaatagccaggtaattgaggcgaagatttgttcggttgctgcatgtcatcttcaattaattgaattaatatttaatacatggAAATATAAATTCCATGTCagtttggtctttacatagacgggtaaatgtgtttacatggtaggcaagcggtcttctcacgggtgggtatgggggttttacatgatgtttttattagaattaattcaaacaaatatatcttcgctcatgaatGTCTccagcaaaaaaaaattaaatacaaaaaaaaaaaaaatccggtaattgaggcgaagatttgttcggttgctgcatgtcatcctcaattaattgaattcatatttaataaacggaaatataaaatccatgtaattttggtcttcacataaacgggtaagtgtctttacatggtagtcaagcggtctttacatgtgtgggtaggggggatttacatggggtttttattaaaattaattgaagcaaatatatcttcgctccatagagtctcgaggcaaaaaaaaattaaataaaaaaagtaaataaaaaatccaagaaaataaaagattgaattacttgaagcgaatattatatcgttgcctgtgttatttaataaattaaattaatatttaataaacgtaaatataatatgcaTGTCAATTCGGTCAttacatggacgtgtaagtgtattttcatgaacggcagacggtcttctcatgggtgggtatggggggtttacatgagggtcatttcaatgggcgtgtagatcttcgctcacatcgcatctcacccttccctgGGACACGTTGcccggagcgaagatatcttatctgggtatcatataattattatactatttcctggcgttaacgggcgcttccgttaacggcgtcttgtgtgaacccgggcctaaacccggattccggattctccctccctccgtctcctgcccagattgatttattattaaattaataatgctgcaatctgattggtccgccacaggggaacacggcaatcggtagcagaagatctgaactgggtttcactttatttaaaatgtcaaaaatcaaacaagtcgTTCAGATGcagtttatataataaataaagtactCTTGGTCGGGGCCAATGGGTGGTGGTGGTCCTGGTGGACCATAAGGTCATGCTATTTCCaatatagaatttttattttttcacactTATCATCTCCtagaacaaaataattataatttactaaACTAGTATTAATCACGTGCATTtacacgaataaaaatatataaacaaaatattatttatccataaatatttaagataaaaataatattatttagttaatttaaaattagttttaatttataaaaataaatttcaattcaaaatttaatattaatatatattttaaaattcattaaatatctcaaattaaaaaataataattataaatttaaaaaacacgtaaaaccaaaaccaaatgGTAGATTTCTTCTTAACAAGAATCAAGTCAATtacatcatttataatatagatcgatacaaatattttacttaaagagtgtcatatattttgttcttatctaaagtaatgttaaatatattttactttattcgTACCGATCTCTTATCAATTACCGCGACTTTTTTTACCAACACttcgacaaatcaaccaccaatcacacAATTCACATCTCATACCGTGACCTcgcacactttcacacacctatTATCTCTAATCAAAtcaatcaccaatctcaatcgacttCTCATATCATGATCTCACATTTTCACATGTCTTttatcacactcgacaaatccaccatcaatctcaatcgacctctagtATTGTGAGCTCACAAATTTTCACATTtcggttaaagggttgtacttgtttttattaagttgaaagttcgaaacatacatataacattttttattttatttttaactgtttcaagtttatgggcaaGTCAACCTAtgatccgactcaaatattcatttactctcacatatatatctaaactaaccacaactctcgtcccgacaaatcaaacaaattaaactaagcattattattatatattatatatatatatatatccaattttgttttgttgtcGGGTGTTCAagtaaattttcttttaaacaaGAGAGATATTACATTAACTATTACAatctattttaaaagaattagtagctatagtaataaaaaaaatgtggatcatttaaatcttatttatgtTGATTGTCACGGTATATGTTCTTAGTGCTTAATTTGTTGTCATAGTAGATCGTTTTATATTGTTTGTCAAACATCGTGTactgtttttcataaaaaaaaattatgtaaatatttataataaaatattgtttttatatattgtttaatcaTAAATAAACAATTCTAGCACATGAATGtgaataaaatgaagaaaatatgtttttgttctATACTTTCATATTGAAAATGATatgaatgtgaaaaataaaataacttttgaaGAACCAAATATTAATCTTAATCCAAAACTATAGTAACAAATATAAGTATATATCCTGGATTTTATAGAAGATATTAATTATGCTTTTTTTACCACTTCTAAGTTCTATCTTCTTTCCTATAAATAGATCTTTCTAGAACATGAAAAACACCATGAAACTAATACCTCAAATCcattgtttctctctctactctctACATTAATTAACATGAGGACAGTCAATGAGCTAATTCCCGGTCTACCCAATGAACTGGCCGTCGAGTGTCTGATGCGAATTCCGGCCGACGGATTTTCTGTTTCTTCAACAGTTTGCAAAGCTTGGAAGGCTGAAATCGAGCTACCGGAGTTTCGCCGGAGCAGGAAAGTTGCCGGCTTGTCACGGTGTCTTTTAGTTATGGCGCAGGCATGGAGGGCGGCGCCGCCTCTTTACCGGCTAACTCTTTGTGATCCGGAATCCGGTAACTGGTCGGATCTTCCACCTTTGCCGTGGTTTCCGGCGGGTTTACCCTTGTTCTGTCATGTTATTGGAGTCGGGTCGGATATTGTAGTATTGGGAGGATGTGACCCGGAAACATGGCAGGTTTGTAATTcggtttttatttataattttgtctcCGGCGAATGGCGGTGCGGAGCTGGCATGCCAGGTCAGCAGAGACTCTTCTTTGCTGCCACGTCTGATTCGGAGCGGATAATCTACGTGGCAGGCGGACACGACGAGGAAAAGAACGCATTGAAATCTGCCCTTGCGTATGACGTGGCGAATGATAAGTGGGAAACGTTACCTGACATGGCGAGAGAGCGAGACGAAGGTAAGGGCATATTCCTACGTGGCAAATTCCAGGTCATCGGTGGTTATATTACAGACAAACAAGGTGAGTTCGAGTCAGACTCGGAATCATTCGACGTGGCAACTCAGAAATGGGATTCTGTTCGGAAGGATTTCTTAGAATCTGCCAGCTGTCCAAGTAATTGCGTGGTGGACGGTGGGGATGACAATGACATGGTTTACATGTGTAAGAACGGAAAGGTGACGTGTCTAGAGGGTTCCAGCTGGGTTGTGCGTGATAGGGTGCCAGATGACGTGGCAAGGGTGGCTTATGTGACAGCGTGGCAGGGGAAGTTATTTGTGATTGGCTCGGCGGAAGAGGATGGCCCACATAATGCTTATCAAATGGACATTAAGAGTCTGACGTGGACAAAGATGGAGGCTCCTGGATTTTACAAGGGTCATGTTCAATCTGGGTGCTGCTTGCAAATCTGATCTGTATTCATATTATTCAGATTTGCTTTTTTGAAAAACAGtagttttcaaattattatcagTTTAAAATATCTTGTAATcgaattgaaaaattaattgaatttgagGTTTTTAGCTGTTTAActttaataaagttataaagCAAATTTGATGGGGACAAGAAATTAGATAGAAAATGATAATACAAAACAAGGCAAATGATAGtgtcaattatttattttgaatttgggtcataaaataaaaatactgtTTGATGCATAATCAAGAATATAGATTAAActatgatatttaatatttttctgtttttaaaatatgaaataatttaattaatcagGTACATGAAGTTATAAATATGGGTTTcactttatttaaaatgtcaaaaatcaaacaagtcgTTCAGATGcagtttatataataaataaagtaccCTTGGTCGGGGCCAATGGGTGGTGGTGGTCCTGGTGGACCATAAGGTCATGCTATTTCCaatatagaatttttatttttacttaaaaaaaattgtgatgaGAGAATATGTTAAAAACATTACATCCAACCTTATTGAAggatgaataaatataattaaaagatttccaatttctctgtttttttttaagtcaatTAGATGTTGtatcacaaaaaaaattatttgtttttttatagtgtcaaattcaattttatcatttaaggAGTTCTTGTATATGGACATATCATCCATCAAAAGTATCATTAGTCATAActaattttcattttgaatGAAGTTGATAAAGTAACAAGcataatattactaattttcatttttaatgaaGTTGATAAAGTAATAAGTAtacattcttatttttattttatttttatcattagaGATGTGACAATCTCTAATCTACACATTTAGAACTTGTTCATTATAGGTTATTTAGATaattataatctaaaaatatcatataatttacttcatcacattatttaattcattacaagaataataaaataatttttattttaatttttattttattattatttattaacactCTTACTCAAAATAAACGACTTACATTTAAAATAGtgataaatagtttaaataCTACGTCAATGTTTTCTAGTgacattttttgttttatatttctaGCTTAAACATGTTactaaatttgtatttattttaatttctaactATAGATCAAGATATTACGACGAAATATTATATTAGCGCAATCTTTTCAATAATAAAGACAATAAAAGGACATCAACtagattttaaattcatataagAATGTTACTAAAAGGTTATTTAGATTTCAAATTCATATCAGAATGTTGTTAAAAGTGTGTTAtctaattttcaaattcatttaaGAATGTTAGTGAGACGTCCCTgctcatatattaataactacTACTCAACATGCATCTATATTTAACTTTAAGAGCCCTAGATGAAGCCATATACACCTGTTctgttcaaaaatatattttatatatacatgctGCATCAAACAGCCACAAGTACTACAAAAGGATGGCCTATAACCCATCATGCAAACATGTTTCTGTACAAGTATTATACACATGCAACATTAGACAGCAAGAAAGGACCCAAAATAAAAGCCAAGTGTTGATACAAAAGACAAGTAAATCTAACAGcctcggtccctccttccacacttCCTCCCACAACTTGCACCTCTCCAAGCCTCATTCCTTCAAGTGTACAAAAGCTAAGGCtgggtacctacaccacacacaaCATAATGAGTCTAAAGACTCagcaagtaattaattaatgtaaaaccTGCTGAAATgcttttcttttaaaaagaaagatgTATGCATAAAAGATTCATACTTTCAAAGAGATGATCAGTCCATAAAAAGCCATAtgcatgtttataaaatatgatttaatggGCCTGTACAGTAACCTCTTGAGCCATGTTTGACCCTACACCattcagagctgatcctgaagGCTAGGAATCTGTTTGAGCCGTATTTGGAAAAGGCACAATTAGGAGTCCATCCCTAAAAGCCCTAAACCTGTTTGGACCATCGTTGGGTTGGGCAGCAATAAATAGAGCTCATGCTAAATATTCTGTTCCCATAATAAATTCAGCCAGTACATGTGGAATTGGCTGACTAGAGCTCATGCCAGCCAGCCTCCTCCCTTATCCGTCAATACTCATTCATCCATCATAGTATGTGCCCATGTATGCATAAAACTTAAGGGTTTCTGTTTTATGAAAGTTTATACTTAACAAATCAAGAAACCCTAGTATTTTCTTGAAAAGATGATGGCTATCGATATGCTTGATAAAACAGTATGTTTATAAACCAGATTGGTCCATAAAACCCATGTTAAGCCATAAAAACCtatatttcaaacatatataaaatctgGGCAGAAAGTACTTGATATAAATAGCTATGTGTGGGTTTTAAGAGTGATTTTGAGAAAAACTTGCCTTAATTTCGAAATTGGATCAAGAAGATAGGATGTGTTAGGGTTGCTCTTGCTTCTCTTCAAAGCTCCTATGTTTGgcttatagagagagaaattgaaatttgctaaggaagaaaataaatggCTAAGGGTTATATTTAAAGGGCTGATATGCAAGGTGGATTGCATGCAGCTAGGCTAAATGGAAAGCATGCAAAATGGTTATTGTGGAGTGTTTTTAggatgccatgtgtccaaattaattaataggcaAGTTGGTTTACTTATTGACTAAAGAGGGATTAATTAGGATTAAACTTATCCTAATTATTCTAGTGGGTCCCTAACATGGGTCCATGCAACTTgctgtttttaattaaaatttgccTAAGTACAAATTATCAGCCTCTTGTATCCTATGTCCCTTATATATTCTGAgctacatatataatttaacacatataaattatattccaGTTCTGCCTAGCAGCAGCAAGCCTATTCCTAGCATAATTGTGAGCCTCTTCTACATGGGTCTTTCTACAAACTGTCCCATAATATAATTAGCACAGCCTTTTTTATATTTCCGTccctagtaataataatataagtctCTTCCTAAAATGAcccataaataaatacataagggTGAACAATTCCAGAATTGCACCCTTGACCCTACTAGACTTTCCTAACAGAAAAAGATGAGTTTGGGCATAACAATTCTACCCTACTTATAAAAATTTCGACCTCGAAATTTACTTACGGAACAGTTCAGGATAATTCTGCTGCATATCCTGTTCTACTTCCCAGGTGGCCTCTTCTACTGAACTGTTGTGCCAAAGCACCTTGACCATAATTACCTCTTTATTTCTTAACTTCCTGGTTTGCCTGGCCAGGATCTGGGTTGGTCTCTCCTCATAAGATAGATCTTTTGCTAACTGAACTTCTTCATACTGAATCACATGGTTGGCATTAGGAATGTACTTCCTCAAGTTGGACACATGAAAGACATTGTGAACAGCAGAAAGGCTCGGAGGCAATGCTAATCTATATGCAACTTCACCAACTGCCTCCAGAATCTCAAAAGGCCCTATATATCTTGGATTCAATTTTCCCTTCTTTCCAAACCGAATGATACCCTTGCAAGGAGATACCTTAAGAAACACATGGTCGCCTTTGTTGAAGATAATGTCCCGGCGCTTCTTATCTGCATAACTCTTCTGCCGGCTTTGAGCGGTTAACAACCTTTCCCTGATCTTGTTGACTAAGGAAACTGTGTTGGAAACGATCTCAGGCCCTATTAACACCCTTTCCCCAACTTCATCCCAATGCAGGGGAGTTCTACACTTCTTCTCATAGAGAGCTTCAAAGGGCGCCATGCCAGTAGAAGATTGATAGCTGTTGTTGTAGGCAAACTCTACCAATGGCAGCCTGGATTCCCAATCACCACCAAAATCAATAAGGCATGCCCTTAGCAGATCTTCTAGGATTTGAATTACTCTTTCAGATTGGCCATCTGTTTGGGGGTGAAAGGCAGTACTGAATGCTAGCTTTGTCCCCAAACCTTTGTGCAAGCTTTCCCAGAAGTGAGAGGTAAAACGAGGGTCTCGGTCGGACACGATTCTGGTCGGAATGCCGTGGAGTCTAACGATCTCTTGTAAGTACAGCTCTGCATATTGATTCATTGAAAAAGTTGTCTTTACCGGAAGAAAGTGTGCTGATTTAGTAAGACGATCAACTATTACCCAAATGGCATTCATTTTCCTCAAGGTCAAAGGTAACCCGACTACAAAGTCCATAGCAATATCATCTCATTTCGAAACAGGTATGGGCAGTGGGCAAAGAAGTCCAGAAGGCCTTTGACGCTCCACCTTAACTTGCTGGCAAGTTAAGCACTCACTAACATACTTGATGATATCCCTCTTCATACCCGGCCACCAATACAACATCTGTAGATTTTTGAACATTTTGGTGCTCCCTGGATGAATAGAATATGGAGTAGTGTGTGCTTCAACCAATAATTCTTGCCTTAAAGGACCTACTAAAGGTACCCATAATCGATTCCTGTGATACACCAGATTATTCCTCGTGCTATACAAAGGTGTCTCTCGCTTCTCATCTCTTTGCTTCCATAATGTGAGTTGTGGGTCATCAGCTTGTCCCAACCTAATTCTTTCCACAAGATCAGGAACAATGGCTAGAGTTGCAAGAATGCACTCCTGCCTTGGCTCAATCACAGTCAGCTCTAAtctttcaaactcttgaatcagGTCAGACTGGGTAGTAATTTGATTAATCGAACCAGACTTACGGCTTAAGGCATCAGCTACAACATTGACCCTCCCCGGTTGATAAACGATTTCACAATCATAATCTTTAACCAGCTCCAGCCAACGCCGCTGCCTCATATTCAACTccttttgagaaaataaatatttcaaactttGATGATCCGTGAATATTTGAGACTTCTCACCATAAAGATAATGCCTCCAGATTTTAAGAGCAAAGACTACAGCATCTAATTCCAAGTCATGGGTTGGATAATTCCTTTCATGAATCTTCAGTTGCCTTGAAGCATAAGCCACTACATTCCCGTTTTGCATAAGAACAGCTCCTAGACCACACTTTGATGCATCTGTGCAAACCACAAAGTTGCCTACTCCTTCTGGAATGGTAAGCACTGGGGCAGAAATCAGGCACCGctttaacttattaaaacttCTCTCGCATTCATCAGACCACACAAAATTCACATTCTTGCGCGTTAGAGTTGTAAGAGGTAGTGCTATCTTGGAAAAGCCCTTGATGAACCTCCTATAATAGCCTGCTAATCCAAGAAAGCTCCTCACCTCAGTCATATTCTTTGGCGTCGCCCACTCCTTGACTGTTTCCACCTTTGATGGGTCAACTTCCAACCCCTTTGCTGAAATAATATGCCCCAAGAAAGCAATCTGTTTGAGCCAGAAATCACACTTACTTAACTTTGCAAACAGctgattttcttttaagatTTGCAAAACTATAGCCAAGTGTTGTCTATGCTCTTCCTCCGAACGCGAATAGATTAATATATCATCTAAGAAAACCACCACGAACTGATCCAAATACGAATGGAATACCTTATGCATCAGCTCCATGAACACAGCTGGTGCATTGGTTAGTCCAAACGGCAGAACCAAGAATTCATAATGCCCATAGCGGGTTCTGAATGCGGTTATCTTTACATCTTCTTCCTTGATTCTCAACTGATGATACCCAGAACGCAGATCAATCTTGGAAAACACCACAGCACCTTGAAGTTGATCAAACAGGTCATCAATTCTGGGCAAGGGATACTTGTTCTGAACTGTCACCTTGTTCAACTCTCTATAATCAATACACAACCTTTTGGACCCATCTTTCTTATTAACAAGAAGGACTGGTGCACCCCATGGAGACACACTTGGGCGGATAAAACCCTTGTCCAAATAATCTTGCAATTGATCTTTCAGCTCTTTCATTTCTGTAGGAGCTAAACGATAAGGCGCCTTTGAAATTGGCAGTGTCCCTGGCTTCAAAGTTATAGAGAACTCCACATCACGTTTTGGCGGCAAACTTGAAATATCATCCGGAAATACACTAGGGAAATCTCTCACTACTTCAATATCTTCCAACTTAAGTTTCTGCCCAACTACCATAGCACAACTATAAGACATCACCTTAGTGGCTCTTTTCAAAAACAGTTGCTGCCTCTTAAAATCTGGACTCGTACGAAACAGAAAGGTCTTCCCATACTGATCTGTTAGCACCACTGTCTTCTTATTACAATTAATCTGCGCTTCATGTCGGAATAACCAGTCCATACCTAGGATCACATCAAATCCTACCATATCTACTACAACAAGATCTGCTAACATCTTATGGTTCTGATTATAAACTGGACAGGCCTTAATAATCTTATTAGAATTCAGGTGAGAGCCTGAAGGAAATGATATGCTATATGCCATCAAAGACTCCTCAGGTTTTAGATCAGCTTTTTGAACAAAACATGCAGTAATAAAGGAATGTGTTGCTCCAGTGTCTATCAAAGTGTTGGCTAAAATATTTGCTATTAGAAGATTACCCGTAATGATCGTGGTCTTAGGGTCGGCCTCCTCCCTTGTCATCGAGAAAACCCTCCCTGGTGCAACCTCATTCTTCTTGGGACAGTCTCTTTGGAAGTGACCTCGCTGCTTACATATAAAACAAACATTGGACCCTTGCATACAGCTCCCCATATGAGTCCTCCCACAGATGGTACATACTGGAATTGGAGTGTTGGAAGATTTGACTGAAGATACTGATCCAGCTGGTTGAACCCTCTTTGACTGTTGTGACTGTTGGGGCGTTTGGGAAAATCtttggttattgttgttgttgttgttgtagaAGTTCCTTGGCTGTTGAGAATGCTGTGAAGTAGCAGCCTGATTATAGGATGACTGGGGCAAGGCATTTCTATTGAATGACGGATTAAAAGGCCTCTTCGTTGCTGGACCATGAAACTCTCTCCCTTGATAACTGCCCCTCTTGGCCTGGCCCTCCTTAATGATATCTTGTCTGTCCTTCTCCACCATTAGAGCTCGATCAATTGTTTCTCGCATAGAGGAAGGATTACTAAGCCTCACGTTCATACGGATCGTAGCATTGAGGCCCTCAAGAAAGCGATTAAGCTCCATAGAAGCGTTGCCGGTCACCATTGGAGCAAAGTACTTACCTCTTTCAAACCTCTTCACATAATTTGCAATACTAGAATCCCCTTGCTTAATTTCCAGAAATTCCTGCGCTAGCTTGTTTCTTGTGCTCAAAGTAAAATACTTGCCATAGAAAACCTCTTTAAATTCTTCCCATGAGATATTGTTAAGATCAAGCGCTGCCTTAGCACCCTGCCACCAAATTCTAGCGTCATCCCTCAGCATAAACGTGGCACACCTGACCTTTTCCACCTCTGAAATCTGCATTAACTCGAAGATAGTTTCCATAGCCTGTACCCACTCTTCAGAAACAATAGGATCTGAACTGCCCTTGAACTCAGCTGGCTTAAAGGTCATGAACTGCTTGTACGCAGGGGCTTGCCCTCCCTCCTGGTTGTTGTGAGTACTACTATGATTATtattctgaaacattgccctcAT
This genomic window contains:
- the LOC124944911 gene encoding F-box/kelch-repeat protein At1g80440-like, producing the protein MRTVNELIPGLPNELAVECLMRIPADGFSVSSTVCKAWKAEIELPEFRRSRKVAGLSRCLLVMAQAWRAAPPLYRLTLCDPESGNWSDLPPLPWFPAGLPLFCHVIGVGSDIVVLGGCDPETWQVCNSVFIYNFVSGEWRCGAGMPGQQRLFFAATSDSERIIYVAGGHDEEKNALKSALAYDVANDKWETLPDMARERDEGKGIFLRGKFQVIGGYITDKQGEFESDSESFDVATQKWDSVRKDFLESASCPSNCVVDGGDDNDMVYMCKNGKVTCLEGSSWVVRDRVPDDVARVAYVTAWQGKLFVIGSAEEDGPHNAYQMDIKSLTWTKMEAPGFYKGHVQSGCCLQI